The proteins below are encoded in one region of bacterium:
- a CDS encoding glycoside hydrolase family 5 protein, which yields MRFPALLCSLALLLMVAGCSKDSSNPTAPEKEPFPDAFTLNTRLGRGMNLGNALEAPNEGEWGVTLRSEYFDWIKSAGFNSIRLPVRWSAHTASAAPYTIEASFLRRVDWAVSQALANDLPVVLNIHHFEELMQNPAAEKARFLAIWEQLATHYRDHSPALVFEVLNEPMANLSAALWNEYLQEAIGVIRKTNPTRTLMVGPANWYSISSLNSLLLPEQDEYLIVSVHYYNPFAFTHQGAEWVSGSDAWLGTQWLGTAAEQQPIARDFAQAAAWASANKRPLNLGEFGAYSKADMSSRARWTAFVARLAETNGISWHYWEFIAGFGAYDAANNQWHEPLLRALIPKPEPLP from the coding sequence ATGAGATTTCCCGCACTGCTGTGCAGTCTCGCCTTGCTGCTTATGGTCGCCGGTTGTTCAAAAGATTCCAGCAATCCCACTGCCCCAGAGAAAGAGCCGTTTCCCGATGCCTTCACCCTGAACACGCGTTTGGGCCGGGGCATGAATCTCGGCAATGCCCTGGAGGCGCCGAATGAAGGCGAATGGGGCGTGACGCTGCGCAGCGAGTATTTCGATTGGATCAAAAGCGCGGGCTTCAATTCCATTCGGCTGCCGGTGCGCTGGTCGGCGCATACCGCCAGTGCCGCGCCCTACACCATCGAGGCCAGCTTTCTGCGGCGGGTGGACTGGGCGGTGAGCCAGGCGCTCGCCAACGACCTGCCGGTGGTGCTCAATATTCATCACTTCGAAGAGCTGATGCAGAATCCGGCGGCGGAGAAGGCGCGCTTTCTGGCGATTTGGGAACAACTGGCAACGCATTATCGCGATCACTCGCCGGCGCTGGTTTTTGAAGTGCTCAATGAGCCTATGGCCAATCTCTCCGCGGCCTTGTGGAATGAATATCTGCAAGAGGCGATCGGCGTCATCCGCAAAACCAATCCCACCCGCACGCTCATGGTGGGGCCGGCCAACTGGTACAGCATAAGCTCGCTCAACAGTCTGTTGTTGCCGGAGCAAGACGAGTACCTCATCGTTTCCGTGCATTACTACAATCCGTTTGCCTTCACCCACCAGGGCGCGGAATGGGTGTCCGGCAGTGACGCCTGGCTCGGCACGCAATGGCTGGGCACGGCCGCCGAGCAACAACCGATTGCCCGCGATTTCGCGCAAGCAGCGGCCTGGGCCTCTGCCAACAAGCGGCCGTTGAACCTCGGCGAATTTGGCGCTTACAGCAAGGCCGATATGTCCTCGCGCGCGCGCTGGACGGCATTCGTCGCGCGCCTGGCGGAAACCAACGGCATAAGCTGGCATTACTGGGAATTCATCGCCGGATTCGGCGCGTACGACGCTGCCAATAACCAGTGGCACGAGCCCCTGCTCAGAGCCCTCATTCCCAAACCCGAGCCGCTGCCGTGA
- a CDS encoding glycoside hydrolase family 16 protein, protein MALRTFVRFAACVCLAAGLFSCGKQTANPDSEKPAPWEVAGWQLVWQDEFDGASIDLSKWEHEVNAQGGGNNELQYYTARPENSFVRDGTLVIRALQENYTGPEGTRQYTSARMRTRNKGDWKYGRFDIRAKLPRGQGMWPAIWMLPTDWVYGGWAASGEIDIMELLGQDTKTVYGTLHYGGAWPANVHTGTSFKLAQGDFSAEFHTFRLEWEPNEFRWYVDDKLYQTQTKWHTQGQAYPAPFDQRFHLLLNVAVGGNWPGNPDTTTIFPQTMMVDYVRVYRRLD, encoded by the coding sequence ATGGCCCTCAGAACTTTCGTGCGTTTCGCCGCCTGCGTCTGCCTGGCCGCCGGGCTTTTCTCCTGCGGCAAGCAGACTGCCAATCCTGATTCCGAAAAGCCCGCGCCCTGGGAGGTCGCGGGCTGGCAGCTTGTTTGGCAGGATGAATTCGACGGCGCAAGCATCGACTTGTCGAAATGGGAACATGAAGTCAATGCCCAGGGCGGCGGCAACAACGAGCTGCAATACTACACCGCCCGGCCGGAGAATTCTTTCGTGCGGGACGGCACGCTCGTCATTCGTGCGCTGCAGGAAAACTACACCGGCCCGGAGGGCACGCGGCAATACACTTCCGCGCGCATGCGTACGCGCAACAAGGGCGACTGGAAATACGGCCGCTTCGATATTCGCGCCAAGCTGCCACGCGGCCAGGGCATGTGGCCGGCCATTTGGATGCTTCCCACCGACTGGGTCTATGGCGGCTGGGCCGCCAGCGGTGAGATCGACATCATGGAGTTGCTCGGCCAGGACACCAAAACCGTCTATGGCACGCTGCACTATGGCGGCGCCTGGCCGGCCAATGTCCACACCGGAACTTCTTTCAAGCTGGCGCAGGGTGATTTCTCTGCGGAGTTTCACACCTTTCGCCTGGAATGGGAGCCGAATGAATTCCGCTGGTATGTCGATGACAAGCTCTATCAAACGCAAACCAAATGGCACACCCAGGGCCAGGCCTACCCCGCGCCCTTCGACCAGCGCTTTCACCTGCTCTTGAATGTGGCGGTGGGCGGCAACTGGCCCGGCAATCCCGATACCACTACGATTTTCCCGCAAACCATGATGGTGGATTATGTGCGGGTGTATCGCCGACTGGACTGA
- a CDS encoding PorV/PorQ family protein → MGDRKRLNSCLLAAMLMLGLAAEAALAQRPYRVGTTAASFLELGYASAGNAMGDAAVSVARDLSAIYWNPAGLGFMEQSEAQFLRQPWIADIASTFAGVGLVLPEFGTLSVGFFHVNYGDEEVTNLRQQEGTGELYTANDFALALAYSRRLTHWFSFGASAKYISSQIWHSNASAMAVDMGVMLNTHFFSVTGERENGLSIGMSISNYGSRMRYGGTDLLNPIDILPDEDGNYRDTPGQFRVEQWELPLIFRLGMSLQPVVGERARVTLAADALHPNNNSESVNLGAEYQYRLPSTGTFYLRGGYKALFMDESIFGLTLGGGVELRMMHNLAVKVDYAFREADILGNTHSYSFGVKF, encoded by the coding sequence ATGGGAGATAGAAAACGATTGAATTCCTGCTTACTCGCGGCCATGCTCATGCTCGGCTTGGCGGCGGAGGCGGCGTTGGCCCAGCGGCCTTATCGTGTCGGCACGACCGCCGCCAGTTTTCTCGAGCTTGGTTACGCCAGTGCCGGCAATGCCATGGGTGATGCGGCCGTGAGTGTCGCACGAGACCTTTCGGCGATCTATTGGAATCCGGCCGGCCTCGGCTTCATGGAGCAGAGTGAAGCCCAGTTCTTGCGGCAGCCGTGGATCGCGGACATTGCCAGCACCTTTGCCGGCGTGGGCCTGGTACTGCCCGAGTTTGGCACGCTCTCCGTCGGCTTCTTTCACGTGAATTACGGCGATGAGGAAGTCACCAATTTGCGTCAGCAGGAGGGCACCGGCGAGCTGTACACCGCCAACGACTTCGCGCTGGCGCTGGCGTATTCGCGCCGGCTGACCCACTGGTTCTCATTCGGCGCCAGCGCCAAATACATCTCCTCGCAAATCTGGCATAGCAACGCCAGTGCCATGGCCGTGGATATGGGCGTGATGCTCAACACGCATTTCTTCTCGGTCACCGGCGAGCGCGAGAACGGCTTGAGCATCGGCATGAGCATTTCGAATTACGGCTCGCGCATGCGCTACGGCGGCACGGATCTGCTCAACCCCATCGACATTTTACCCGACGAAGACGGCAATTACCGTGACACGCCCGGCCAGTTTCGCGTGGAGCAATGGGAACTGCCCTTGATCTTCCGGCTGGGCATGTCGCTGCAGCCGGTGGTCGGTGAACGGGCGCGGGTGACGCTTGCCGCCGACGCGCTGCATCCCAACAACAACAGCGAGTCCGTCAACCTCGGCGCGGAATATCAGTATCGTCTGCCCTCCACCGGCACGTTTTACCTGCGCGGCGGCTACAAGGCCCTGTTCATGGACGAATCCATCTTCGGTCTGACGCTGGGCGGCGGCGTGGAACTGCGCATGATGCACAACCTCGCGGTCAAAGTTGATTACGCCTTTCGCGAGGCCGACATCCTGGGCAACACCCACTCATATTCCTTCGGCGTGAAGTTTTGA
- a CDS encoding TonB-dependent receptor, translating to MAGIKTKLGLFLAGAGLLLCASGMVQAQTTGKIAGKVLDQETGSGLPGASVQLEGTTRGAATDANGDFFILNVSPGTYVVRVQMMGYEPVRVTEVRVSVNRTATIDVKLTPTVLTSGEEVVVTAERLAVKKDQTSSIRNVSSDQIENLPVESVAAVISLQPGVVAGHFRGGRITEVSYLIDGLQVDESFGGEGKTVDLEPEAIQDLEVITGTFNAEYGRAMSGVVNAVTKEGSESYHGAISADLGNYYTPHKDIFIGLRDDEFDRNQDYKFQLSGPVPLLSRKLTFFSNYRYQNYGNHLNGLRRFQVSDFSNFQADSRSDWISEHTGDSSYVSMNGAKNISFTGKLTSNLFRSFKTSLLYTYNDDEWHNYDHGFKYNPDGMATAYRRTHMYSLQFNHLFSRSAFYEVKLQYVDYYNGWYVYQSPFDSRYVNDRFFYNDGPGFYTGGQQKGHVDRTMKDFNAKFDLAWQAHKNHSLKGGVLYTHHDLDNRDVQIRNLYAGTDQEFNLYQPVVFPDSSIYSDIYRVKPREFSAYLQDKMEFDEMVINLGLRYDYFDPNTGYPSQRRNPANQLRFPDNPEKMSMYPKAKAQTQISPRLGLSYQLSDVALLHFSYGHFFQMPPMYALYENHSFQVAPTDYETTMGNAEVKAEKTVQYEIGLWQQLATGMGVDVALFYRDIYDLLSARIISTFNQIEYGLYSNKDYGNARGLEVKYDFVSGKVFTNVNYTLQFTRGNADNPRFTFDRAGDSRDPIPTLIPMSWDQRHTLNASVGYNAAKYGATITGYYNSGTPYSLAPLADNRLALINLYPNNAKQPAQYNVDLTGYYNVQLTGGFSVRFTLSVFNLLDRLNEVSVNPQTGRAYTAIIMPSDLASHRSDFNEYIDRVQNPSMYSAPRYVKLGMGLSF from the coding sequence ATGGCTGGGATCAAGACAAAGCTCGGGTTGTTTCTCGCAGGCGCTGGGCTGCTGCTTTGCGCCAGCGGCATGGTCCAGGCACAAACCACCGGCAAAATTGCCGGCAAGGTGCTGGATCAGGAAACCGGCAGTGGTCTGCCCGGCGCGAGCGTGCAGTTGGAAGGCACGACGCGCGGCGCCGCCACCGATGCCAACGGTGATTTTTTCATTCTCAATGTGTCGCCCGGCACCTATGTGGTGCGGGTGCAAATGATGGGTTACGAGCCGGTGCGCGTTACCGAAGTGCGCGTGTCCGTCAATCGCACCGCCACCATCGACGTGAAGCTCACGCCCACGGTGTTGACTTCCGGCGAAGAAGTGGTGGTGACTGCCGAGCGGCTGGCCGTGAAGAAAGACCAGACCAGCTCGATTCGCAACGTGTCCTCCGATCAAATCGAAAACCTGCCGGTGGAAAGCGTGGCCGCGGTGATCAGCTTGCAGCCGGGCGTGGTGGCCGGCCATTTTCGCGGCGGCCGCATCACCGAGGTTTCCTACTTGATCGACGGCTTGCAGGTCGATGAAAGCTTTGGCGGCGAGGGCAAAACCGTGGATCTGGAGCCGGAAGCGATTCAGGATTTGGAAGTCATCACCGGCACCTTCAATGCCGAATACGGCCGCGCGATGAGCGGCGTCGTCAATGCGGTGACCAAAGAGGGCAGTGAGAGCTATCACGGCGCGATTTCCGCCGACCTGGGCAACTACTATACGCCCCACAAAGACATCTTCATCGGCCTGCGCGATGATGAATTCGATCGCAATCAGGACTACAAATTCCAGCTCAGCGGACCGGTGCCCCTGCTGAGCCGGAAACTGACTTTCTTCTCGAACTATCGCTACCAAAATTACGGCAACCATCTCAACGGCCTCCGCCGTTTCCAGGTTTCGGATTTCAGCAATTTCCAGGCGGACAGCCGCTCGGATTGGATCTCCGAGCACACCGGCGACAGTTCCTATGTTTCGATGAACGGCGCGAAGAACATTTCGTTCACCGGCAAGCTGACCTCGAATCTGTTTCGTTCGTTCAAAACGTCGCTGCTGTACACCTACAATGACGACGAGTGGCACAATTACGATCATGGCTTCAAGTACAATCCCGACGGCATGGCCACCGCCTACCGCCGCACCCACATGTACTCGCTGCAGTTCAACCATCTCTTTTCCCGCAGCGCTTTCTATGAGGTGAAGCTGCAGTACGTGGACTACTACAACGGCTGGTACGTCTACCAGAGTCCATTTGACTCGCGCTACGTCAACGACCGGTTCTTTTACAATGATGGCCCGGGCTTCTATACCGGCGGCCAGCAAAAGGGCCACGTCGACCGGACGATGAAGGACTTCAACGCGAAGTTTGACCTGGCCTGGCAGGCGCACAAGAATCACAGCCTAAAAGGCGGCGTGTTGTACACGCATCATGATCTCGACAACCGTGATGTGCAAATCCGCAACCTTTACGCCGGCACCGATCAGGAGTTCAATCTCTACCAGCCCGTGGTCTTTCCGGATTCCAGCATCTACTCCGACATCTACCGGGTGAAGCCGCGCGAGTTTTCAGCTTATCTGCAGGATAAGATGGAATTCGACGAAATGGTGATCAACCTCGGCCTGCGCTACGACTACTTCGATCCCAACACCGGTTATCCCTCGCAGCGCCGCAACCCCGCCAACCAACTGCGCTTCCCCGATAATCCGGAAAAGATGTCGATGTATCCCAAGGCCAAGGCGCAAACGCAAATCAGCCCGCGCTTGGGTTTGTCTTATCAGTTGAGTGACGTGGCGCTGCTGCACTTCAGCTACGGCCATTTCTTCCAAATGCCGCCGATGTACGCCTTGTATGAAAATCACTCCTTCCAGGTGGCGCCCACCGATTATGAAACCACGATGGGCAACGCTGAAGTCAAGGCGGAGAAAACGGTGCAATACGAAATCGGCCTGTGGCAGCAGCTCGCCACCGGCATGGGCGTGGACGTGGCGCTGTTCTATCGCGATATTTACGACCTGCTGAGCGCGCGCATCATCAGCACCTTCAACCAGATCGAGTACGGCCTGTATTCGAACAAGGACTACGGCAATGCCCGCGGCCTGGAAGTGAAGTATGACTTCGTCTCCGGCAAGGTCTTCACCAATGTCAATTACACGCTGCAATTCACCCGCGGCAACGCCGACAATCCGCGTTTCACCTTCGATCGCGCGGGTGACAGCCGCGATCCGATCCCGACGCTCATCCCGATGAGCTGGGATCAGCGCCACACCCTCAATGCCAGCGTGGGCTATAACGCCGCGAAGTATGGCGCGACCATCACCGGCTACTACAATTCCGGCACGCCCTACTCGCTGGCGCCGCTGGCGGACAACCGGCTCGCGCTCATCAATCTCTATCCCAACAATGCCAAGCAACCGGCCCAGTACAATGTCGATCTCACCGGCTACTACAATGTGCAACTGACCGGCGGCTTCAGCGTGCGGTTCACGCTGTCCGTGTTCAATCTGTTGGACCGGCTCAATGAAGTGAGTGTCAACCCCCAGACCGGCCGCGCCTACACCGCGATCATCATGCCCTCGGATTTGGCCAGCCACCGCAGTGATTTCAACGAATATATTGATCGCGTGCAAAACCCCTCGATGTACTCGGCGCCGCGCTACGTGAAGCTCGGAATGGGACTCTCATTCTAA